A genome region from Rhodanobacter thiooxydans includes the following:
- a CDS encoding lipase family protein, with amino-acid sequence MHNTIPYRFGWILLASALLLPLWVTESFAAPASQAGQVSLEMISPRLPDDASVRQRDTELAFLAYAVYADETHVQEATRSLEQLRAGALAPPGDQAAVASAIDAQQRRLDQLKDQMATKQRLSTDGVRRVPLPEIEAMARARGVYFEAYDLTQGLRAVVFRGTDNTSDVATDLGIGLSPEVLADLQTSFPLLSGKLALLAGQRDEARAGRPANFDVADQVVAAIIRAGTAPEHMVVAGHSLGGAYATYAGIHQHVGRVVGFNPAPLNARQLADIGADRAGVEARVRYYSAYVPPSEGRPAVLDPVSHMTHALGDDEGIPSMKVMGHQYVLPVCASFSTAAYRAFDANLQASLDRLVASVSQGVQQPAMDCQAHPILCGVKAAAQSTKRAQLEVVSQYAWSLLSAHRMRALAESLRAAGRPVCPS; translated from the coding sequence ATGCATAACACCATCCCGTACCGATTTGGCTGGATCCTGTTGGCGTCTGCTTTGTTGCTTCCCTTGTGGGTGACGGAGTCCTTCGCGGCTCCCGCCAGCCAGGCCGGGCAGGTGTCTCTGGAAATGATCTCGCCTCGCTTGCCGGACGATGCCTCCGTGCGGCAGCGCGATACAGAGCTGGCCTTCCTCGCTTACGCCGTATACGCCGATGAAACCCACGTCCAGGAAGCGACTCGCTCGCTGGAGCAGCTCAGGGCAGGCGCCCTTGCACCGCCGGGCGACCAGGCGGCAGTTGCCAGTGCGATCGACGCGCAGCAACGGCGTCTGGATCAGTTGAAGGATCAGATGGCCACCAAGCAGCGACTGTCGACTGATGGTGTCCGGCGGGTACCTCTGCCCGAAATCGAAGCAATGGCGCGGGCGCGTGGGGTCTATTTCGAAGCCTATGATCTAACGCAGGGTTTGCGGGCCGTTGTCTTCCGCGGCACGGACAACACGAGTGACGTCGCCACGGATCTTGGCATCGGCCTGTCGCCCGAGGTGTTGGCGGACCTTCAGACGAGTTTTCCGCTACTGTCGGGAAAACTGGCCTTGCTGGCCGGCCAGCGCGACGAGGCGCGGGCAGGCCGTCCGGCAAATTTCGATGTAGCCGACCAGGTCGTGGCCGCCATCATCCGGGCCGGCACCGCGCCGGAACACATGGTGGTTGCAGGTCATTCCCTTGGCGGTGCCTATGCGACCTACGCCGGCATTCACCAGCATGTTGGGCGGGTAGTCGGTTTCAACCCGGCGCCACTCAATGCACGCCAGCTGGCGGATATCGGTGCCGATCGAGCCGGTGTCGAGGCGCGCGTGCGCTATTACTCGGCCTATGTGCCACCGTCGGAAGGCCGGCCGGCCGTCCTTGATCCGGTATCACACATGACCCATGCGCTTGGCGACGACGAAGGCATACCTTCGATGAAGGTCATGGGGCATCAGTATGTCTTGCCCGTCTGCGCCAGTTTCAGCACGGCTGCGTACCGGGCCTTTGACGCCAATCTGCAAGCCAGTCTCGACCGACTGGTTGCCTCGGTATCGCAAGGCGTGCAGCAACCAGCGATGGATTGCCAAGCGCATCCGATCCTGTGTGGTGTCAAGGCGGCGGCGCAGAGCACCAAGCGCGCCCAGTTAGAGGTGGTCAGCCAGTATGCTTGGAGCCTGCTGTCGGCCCATCGCATGCGAGCGCTGGCCGAATCGCTGCGGGCAGCCGGGCGGCCGGTTTGCCCGTCGTGA